The following are encoded in a window of Salmo salar unplaced genomic scaffold, Ssal_v3.1, whole genome shotgun sequence genomic DNA:
- the LOC123739585 gene encoding sericin-1-like, whose protein sequence is MPIPPHSSAGPSGSHGSAVSSGAHAPAGSSGSHALAVFSGSHAPAGSSGFHAPAGSSGSHAPAGSSGSHAPACSSCSHASAGSSCSHASEGSPYSHASAGSTGFYTSAGISSTPASDGPSGSSR, encoded by the coding sequence ATGCCTATCCCACCTCATTCTTCAGCTGGTCCATCAGGCTCCCACGGCTCAGCCGTTTCGTCAGGCGCCCACGCCCCAGCCGgttcgtcaggctcccatgccctAGCCGTTTTTTCAGGCTCCCACGCCCCAGCCGGTTCGTCAGGCTTCCACGCCCCAGCCGGttcgtcaggctcccacgccccAGCCGGTTCGTCAGGTTCCCACGCCCCAGCCTGTTCGTCgtgctcccacgcctcagccggttcATCGTGCTCCCACGCCTCAGAAGGTTCGCCGTACTCCCACGCCTCTGCCGGCTCGACGGGCTTCTACACATCAGCCGGCATTTCCAGCACCCCTGCCTCGGACGGCCCGTCAGGCTCATCCAGATAG